The Chiloscyllium punctatum isolate Juve2018m chromosome 28, sChiPun1.3, whole genome shotgun sequence genome includes a region encoding these proteins:
- the LOC140454008 gene encoding uncharacterized protein isoform X1 — protein sequence MLPSLLLIFILQDVSMALPLSNAVQEEVRALNVTIGALTPIRGVLGASLTIPCFASYSEPPQTPGTPRVKWSFIRDGNETDILVATVLKVKVNERYHRRVALPHYPATVTDVSLEIRQLLSNDSGIYRCEVQHGIDDAQDFTELVVKGVVFHYRETSTRYAFSFARAQQACADVSARIATPEQLETAYASGFEQCDAGWLSDQTVRYPIHTPRAGCYGDMDGFPGVRNYGTQDPEDTYDVYCYVEDLEGSIFASDVDSLTFEDATQFCEERGSRLATTGELYAAWSQGFDHCTPGWLFDGSVRYPIVNARERCGGHVPGVKTVYAFRNQTGFLDPSSLHGAFCFLEMEESYSDYFATDLEYEDHTEDSLLVESTTEGVGELVTEAEAAEEVKGDVFTFTPSTDVVPLDNPHTPAATPHTALVVPQLNTVLRALTTVPAPQDQWGSTPQHWPASETPGGNQAAPNSEDQDPLCAQGPPRSGQLDCDDREESISSEVRVPLGQAPPAGKEGTASPPRVPGTAPQEEGGMDEEGTHALNALQPTGETLEPRGCGRGQDGSQGSEGLGGYQGPAGEAPDLEFPSSISEATRQQPHHRRHHRLPSEREAGGLNEAQSRTPSLWPSTTGGERDGVPPRPQQELASPPPPQAADPGRASQGWPKGSGRLPAAGIWPSGVTRGRKEGSRNSPAPSLLESSRSSQASGHWPGMTSGGIEASRNPPTPGLVESSRNSQPTGLWPGMTRGGTEGSRNLPTPGLVESSRNSLVPRLQPNGVTGRGMVGSGKKPAIPVGPSDSPSGASKGAECSRSSLAPGLLEDSGSLPATPVGQGPLGEQGEGSRKNGSSHGAPSGEVDGCRASGQAVSLFPATRAPSLTVGLGSPRVPDHLVPSSPSHGPVLRVDGSPPQQDSAPSPPPPFGVPMEEGSGLEPVAPGGDGPTEKAAFGKATQLMGTQSQGLLLILLGALSIQIPRY from the exons ATGTTGCCATCTCTGTTGCTGATCTTCATTCTCCAGGACGTATCGATGGCTCTGCCTCTGTCAAACGCAGTTCAGG AGGAGGTGAGGGCGCTGAATGTGACAATCGGTGCCCTGACACCAATACGGGGGGTGCTGGGTGCCAGCCTGACCATTCCCTGCTTCGCCTCTTATTCTGAGCCCCCCCAGACTCCTGGCACACCGAGGGTCAAGTGGAGTTTTATTCGTGATGGCAACGAGACTGACATCCTGGTGGCCACGGTGCTCAAAGTGAAGGTCAACGAGAGGTACCACCGGAGGGTGGCACTGCCACATTACCCAGCCACGGTCACCGATGTCTCCCTGGAGATACGTCAACTGCTCAGCAATGACTCGGGGATATACCGCTGTGAGGTGCAACACGGGATAGATGATGCGCAGGACTTCACTGAGCTTGTTGTCAAAG GTGTGGTATTTCACTACCGTGAGACCTCCACTCGCTACGCCTTCAGCTTTGCCAGAGCACAGCAGGCCTGTGCTGACGTCAGTGCCAGGATAGCTACCCCTGAGCAGCTGGAGACTGCCTACGCCAGTGGCTTTGAGCAGTGTGATGCCGGCTGGCTGTCTGATCAAACTGTGCG ATATCCCATACACACCCCACGAGCTGGTTGCTATGGGGACATGGATGGTTTCCCTGGTGTTCGCAACTATGGTACACAAGACCCAGAGGATACGTACGACGTCTACTGCTACGTTGAAGACTTAGAAG GGAGTATCTTTGCCAGTGATGTGGACAGCCTCACCTTTGAGGATGCCACACAGTTTTGCGAGGAGCGAGGCTCTCGCCTGGCAACCACTGGTGAGCTGTACGCAGCTTGGAGCCAGGGCTTTGACCACTGCACCCCTGGGTGGCTCTTTGATGGCAGTGTGAGATATCCCATCGTCAACGCCAGGGAACGTTGTGGGGGCCATGTCCCTGGGGTCAAGACCGTTTACGCCTTCCGCAACCAGACCGGATTCCTCGACCCATCCTCCCTGCACGGAGCCTTCTGTTTTCTAG AAATGGAGGAGTCCTATTCTGACTACTTTGCGACAGACCTGGAATACGAGGACCACACAGAGGATTCTCTGCTGGTGGAGAGCACGACGGAGGGCGTGGGGGAGCTAGTGACTGAGGCTGAGGCCGCTGAAGAGGTCAAGGGGGACGTGTTTACCTTCACGCCGAGCACAGATGTGGTTCCACTGGACAACCCACATACCCCAGCTGCCACGCCTCACACTGCACTGGTGGTGCCCCAACTCAACACTGTCCTGCGAGCACTGACAACCGTTCCTGCACCCCAAGACCAGTGGGGCTCCACACCCCAGCACTGGCCAGCTTCAGAAACCCCTGGCGGGAACCAGGCTGCCCCCAACAGCGAGGACCAGGACCCACTATGTGCCCAGGGGCCTCCACGTAGCGGGCAGCTGGATTGCGATGACAGAGAGGAGAGCATCAGCTCCGAGGTCCGGGTACCCCTCGGTCAAGCCCCCCCAGCTGGCAAGGAGGGCACAGCATCCCCACCACGAGTGCCAGGAACCGCTCCCCAGGAGGAAGGAGGCATGGATGAGGAGGGGACACATGCACTGAATGCCCTCCAACCAACAG GCGAGACCCTGGAGCCGAGAGGATGTGGCCGAGGGCAAGATGGAAGTCAGGGCAGCGAAGGCCTGGGAGGCTACCAGGGGCCTGCTGGTGAGGCCCCAGACCTGGAgtttccttcctccatctccgaGGCCACTCGCCAGCAGCCCCACCACCGCCGCCACCATCGTCTCCCCAGCGAGCGGGAGGCCGGTGGCCTGAATGAGGCCCAGTCCCGGACGCCAAGCCTGTGGCCCTCAACCACCGGGGGTGAACGTGACGGGGTGCCCCCAAGACCCCAGCAAGAGCTAGCatcaccacctccacctcaggcCGCCGACCCCGGGAGAGCAAGCCAAGGGTGGCCGAAAGGTTCTGGAAGATTGCCAGCTGCCGGAATCTGGCCCAGTGGAGTGACCCGCGGACGGAAGGAAGGTTCTCGAAACTCACCGGCTCCAAGCCTTTTGGAAAGTTCTAGAAGCTCGCAGGCGAGTGGACACTGGCCTGGAATGACCAGTGGAGGGATAGAAGCTTCTAGAAACCCACCAACCCCCGGCCTTGTGGAAAGTTCTAGAAACTCGCAGCCGACTGGACTCTGGCCTGGAATGAcccgtggaggaacagaaggttcTAGAAACTTGCCGACCCCTGGCCTTGTAGAAAGTTCCAGAAACTCGCTAGTCCCCAGACTCCAGCCCAATGGAGTAACTGGTAGAGGGATGGTAGGTTCTGGAAAGAAGCCAGCCATTCCTGTTGGTCCATCGGATAGCCCGAGTGGAGCGAGCAAGGGGGCAGAATGTTCTAGAAGCTCACTGGCCCCTGGCCTTCTGGAAGATTCTGGAAGCTTGCCAGCCACCCCAGTTGGACAGGGGCCCCTGGGGGAGCAGGGAGAAGGTTCCAGAAAGAACGGGAGCAGCCACGGGGCTCCATCTGGAGAGGTTGATGGCTGCAGGGCCTCAGGCCAGGCAGTGTCCCTGTTTCCAGCCACTCGGGCCCCCAGCCTGACAGTGGGCCTGGGCTCCCCCAGGGTCCCCGACCATCTCGTGCCCTCTTCGCCCAGCCATGGCCCTGTGCTCCGAGTTGATGGCAGCCCCCCCCAGCAGGACTCGgctccatctcctcctcctcccttcgGCGTTCCCATGGAGGAAGGGAGTGGGCTGGAGCCTGTGGCTCCCGGTGGTGATGGACCCACCGAGAAGGCAGCTTTTGGGAAGGCGACACAGCTGATGGGGACACAAAGCCAGGGGCTCCTTCTCATTCTCCTCGGAGCACTCTCTATCCAGATACCGAGGTACTAA